One Setaria viridis chromosome 5, Setaria_viridis_v4.0, whole genome shotgun sequence genomic region harbors:
- the LOC117855684 gene encoding uncharacterized protein, producing the protein MDIFYQCKDIVKIQKFRRIASYAGFYCFSTLITYAYTSNTTRAGISRADQYYASYPAGTELLTDTAKLYKAALGNCFEIDDWGPIEFSIMTKHFDRQGKPPYAYHAQYMAHLLSHGQLDGSG; encoded by the exons ATGGACATCTTTTATCAATGCAAGGATATCGTCAAGATCCAGAAGTTTCGACGTATAGCGTCCTATGCTGGATTTTACTGCTTCAGTACCCTCATTACCTATGCCTACACAAGCAACAC GACAAGGGCTGGGATTTCTAGAGCTGACCAGTACTATGCTTCCTACCCTGCTGGTACTGAATTACTAACTGATACGGCAAAG CTTTACAAGGCGGCATTAGGTAATTGTTTCGAAATAGATGACTGGGGCCCAATAGAATTCTCCATCATGACAAAGCATTTTGACCGGCAAGGCAAACCACCATATGCCTACCATGCT CAATATATGGCGCACCTCCTCTCTCATGGGCAGCTCGATGGAAGCGGTTGA